The Solidesulfovibrio sp. genomic sequence TGAATTGCAAGTTCAAGTCGAGCAGTTGCAATTCTATGTCGTCACTGTGCGGATATAAGTAGTCACGACACAACAGAAAATCATCTTTGTGAAAGAGATAGCCGGCGATATCGGCGGAAGACTTCAAATAAACCATACCCGTGCCTTGATCCAATATTGCCCTTAGGGATTTGGCCAGCAAGTCTGTCTGAAATTTGGAATCTTTCATAAAGAGAACGTGCTTGGCACACGTTGTATCAATTATGCTTGCCAAGTCCGTCGCTTGATGAAAAAGACATCTTGTCAAATGTTTTTGGTGTAAATCTGTTGCAAGATCCTTTATCTTTGCGAGATCATCAGTTTCAGGACCATGGATGCAATGGACTTCGAAAGCATTGCCGAAAGGAAATTCCTGGAAAAAAAGCATCAAATCAGGGAAAAGATGTGCCGTCTGATGGAAAAATATAAACGAAAGTAAACATTTTTCCTGAGAAGATGTGTTCGTTATTGCCTCTTGCGAAGATCTGCGTGAAATATTTTCTTTATGTGTGTCAAACACAAATCTGTTCCAGTTGACGGAGAAGAATTGATTGCCAGAGGTCTGCAAGAAATAATTTTTATTATCATATGAGCGTTGTGGAATATCAATAAAAGCAGTCTTTTTATTTAGCAGGGCATTCAATCTGAATGCAAAATCAGAAAATTCTAATCCGTTGTTGTAATTTTCACAAAAACCGCCAAGCAAATTGAAGTCTTCATGTTTACATAAAAAAATATCATCTGCAATTGCAGAAGGAGAGCAACTGACTGTTTTATCTTCTTTGTGGGTGGAGCAATCAGGTGTTTTCGATAAACCAACGGCGTGAAATTGGCTGTTCGAGAGCTTTTCGAGGGCAGACTTTATGAAAAGAGCAATATCAACAATAATGGATTTTGCAAACAGTAAGGTGTCATGTTTTGCCTTCGTAGCTGCCAAATTGCATAGAGTCGCGTACGAAAGGTTTTCGTTTTTTGTAATGACTCGACAAAATAGATAATTACTGAATTTTGAAATTTCTTCCAGAGACCCGTCCGATGAACACAGATCAATTACTACCAATTCTAGACGAAAGTCTCTATGGCACTGCAAGAGCTCATTCAAGACGTGTCCAATAGTCTCTTTGCAGTTTCGAGTTACAAGTATAATGGAGATGGATTCTTGCATATGTTTCCTAGCTGAATAAGTTCCGGGCCTTATTCATATGGTAGCATGATGTATATATTTCCCCGGGCCGGACTAAGCACGTTGACCGGTTGACGTACGAACTCGCGACGAGAAGATGGCTTTTTTGATAACATTGTGGAACGCACTTGGTGGCTGGCCGAATGACAGGTGTTTCGGGGTTAAATCATCATAGAGGTGGTCTCTCAACAGCAATGCTACGTGATTTTTGAATTTTTCTTTCATGTCCACAGTGAGGCCAAATTCCAGGGCTTTGTTGATTTCACGCTCGATGTCATCCTTGTCAAAGGCATTGTACGTACAGCCAGCATGTCGAAGTTGCGTATAACCCAGCATGACTACAGGTTTTTCCCTAATCAACGCAATATACGAAACCTGCGATAAAATCGTCAGGACCACGTCGGAAACATCGATAATGTCGTTGATGTCAATGTCATCGATAAGAGTGACATGCTTCAGGGGGGTGTATTTTTTTCCGAAGTTTCGCATGATCGGATGCGGCTTGAAAAGAAGGTTCCAGTTGTTTGTGGCGGCCATTTGGCTTAAACAATGCAGAGGTTCTATACTGGTTTTGAAGTTTGGCGAATGGAACTTTTGTGATGTCTCCGTGTACGGCTGCAAGCCAGACTCACAGTCATTTTGGCCTGCGTAAAAAACGGTAGGTCTTTTCAGAAGATTAAAATTTTTCAAATTCGAATTTACAGGTTGTATATTACGATTTAATTTACTTTCCCTGAGATATGATAAAACTTTCTCAGCCAAGCATAATTCATCAGCGTCTGGAAGAAAATTGGTTGCGATTGTTTTTGAGCAAGCCAAATCGCTTTCTCCCATCTGGCCTTTTTGATCGAGTGAAAAAGTACCTGGGAGCAAGCCAAATTCAATATACAATGTAGGAATATCGAATTGCTTGCAAACGGCCGCGACGACATGATGGTAGGCGGAAAATTTGTTCCACAGCAGAACGGCTTTCGGCCGAAAGCGCTTGATGAGGACTTGCGCGAAAATATACGCTGCGAACGCCACTAATTCCGGATAATTATTTGGAAAATCTGGGTGCCGGATGCGAAGGTTTTGTGCCGCGACAGATAGATAATCAAGAGACTGAATTTTTTGTAGAATTGTATCAGATAGAACAACAGGAGATGTTGCCATGCATGTATTTTGAAATAGCAGGCGAGGTGTATTGAAATAGTCGCATTGCAAAGCAATTTTGTTTTTAACAGGAATCACTTTTGCTTCATTAATAATGCAAATTTTGTAGTCATCAGAAAGCTTGTTCAGTGTATTTAGATAATTGATTGTACCTTTGTCAAACCCTAAAATTGGTCCTATAACAAAAACATTTGGCGTATCAGAGTCGTTTCGAGGACAAACCAACTGGAGATCGGTGTAGAATTGCTTCAGGAGAGAACCGTGAAGCGCAAGATCCCGATCACTGGCCGTGTGGATAAATGTACGATAAACATCTTGGATGTTCTGGGTTCCTAAAAAAGAACTGTCCTTGAAAGAAAAATCCTTGAGCGCCAGGGCATCCTTAAGCGTAGTATGGTACATATAATTCAAGAATAAATTATAGAAAACTTCTCTGTCGAGAAACATGTTGATTACATAGTCTTTAAAAATAGACGAAAAGTCCATTGCGAATTGTATGACATTGCGCTGTATCAAATTTATAGAATTTACTGATGTTTCATCGAGAGTGTTGGGATCTCTAGTTAATGATATATCATTTCCTGTCTGATTTACATATGTCACCGAGCCCTCGGTTGAGGCAAATACATCTTCCGTTAAGTGGACAAAAATGGTTTTAACTCTGTGTTCCGGAGGGAGTACGATGAATGGTCTTATTTTGTTAGCAGGAATATCCGGATATACGTTTTTATAGCCAATAAAATGATAGACAGGGATAGACACGTTGTAGTGCTTGCTAAAAAAACTGGAAACAGTTCCTTTGTATCCAATGTCCCAAAACGCAATTTCAGTATCAAAGTCGATAACCTTCTTTATGTAGGTATCCACAGGGATTAATTTTTTAGACAGATATTTTTGTATAATGCTGAAGGAGGCGCAAACAGCTGGCAATATTGCTTCAAGCGACCCGATTCTGTCGTTTTCAGAAGAGTATCCATTCTTACGAAATATGGACACAATAGCATTATATGTCTCGTCGTCATCGACATGAAGCCTTTTCCTGATAAAATTTGAAATCGTTATCTCAGAATTTATCCCATAATAATACAAATAGTTGACAAATGTTTGAAAGTCTTTTGCCTCGAATAAGCTTCGCATGCTCCGCGTCATATGCAATGCTGTCGGAGTGGCAAGGCTCATTGTCTTCAGATGCTGTGCTATAATATTGTAAACTTTTGATGGTAAAAAGCCATCTCGCCATATGAAACAGATTTTCTTAACACCTTCACTCGACAATTCTCGCATCATCCACAGACACATCATGAAGATCAATGGCCCAAAAAGCACATACCCGATGCATCCCGTGTCACCATTAAACAATGTTTTCTGATCGAATTTTGTAAATGGATCATCAAAAATTTTGTTTGCTAAAAATCCAATAATAGTGTCCGTTTCATTCAAATCCGACAGCCAGCTCATGACGACACTTAAACGTGTCTTCCTGAGGCAGTCGATGGTTTTTGGTATGAAAATAGGGAATATTCCTTTCTCCGCAGGTTTCGCTATGTCGGCTTGAAGGTTGTCTCCCAAGTGCACTATTTGACTTGGAATGATCCCATCCTTTTTGTATGTTTCAATTATAAAGTCAAAGAGCCGACCGCTGCCTTTAGAAAGCTTCAACTCCGAGGAGACATAAAGCGCATCGTAACCAGTAAAACCATTGATTCTCAGAAGTTTTGCAAGCACATCGCGGGGCAAATACATGTCGCTTATTATGATGATTTTCTTTCCAAGGCCCTGGGCATGGTCATAGATATCCTTGACAGAAAGCCTCGGTCTCAGGATGTTGAGTTCAGTCTCTATCTCTAGTTGTTTTACCTTTTCAATTTCTTCGTCATCAAGCCCAGTCATTTTTTGTACTTCGTTATATATACTATCAAGCGTGATATCATCCTCGCCCGCAGGTCTTTTCTTCCTTGCAGCGCTTTCCGCATTTATGCGTATTTTACAAAAATTATACCCGAACACACTCTTTTTGCCGATTATTTTAAAAATGCTGGACGGCGTTACGCATGGCCGCAGCAGCATCGTATCGAATATGTCAAAGCTTACGATTTTTATCTCGTCATTGGAAATATGCTCTTTTATTTGTTTGATGCTTTTGAATGTTTGCGTATAACTAGACATAGAACGTTGATCTCCTTGCCTTATAAAGAACGCATTCTCTTTCAAGCTTGCGGGTGTTTTTGACTTTTCTCATTGGAACAGCCTTCGCAATGCCGTCGCTTCCATTGCATTGATATCGGCCGTCTGAATACAACCAACGCGAAAAGTTTTGGCAAGAATAGCCACCCCGCTCATCTCCCTGGCAGTGCGGCGATCCTTGCGGGAAAGATCATGCAAAAACTTCGTCGTTAAGAGATGACTGGCATCACCAACGTGGTGAATTTGTCC encodes the following:
- a CDS encoding glycosyltransferase — protein: MQESISIILVTRNCKETIGHVLNELLQCHRDFRLELVVIDLCSSDGSLEEISKFSNYLFCRVITKNENLSYATLCNLAATKAKHDTLLFAKSIIVDIALFIKSALEKLSNSQFHAVGLSKTPDCSTHKEDKTVSCSPSAIADDIFLCKHEDFNLLGGFCENYNNGLEFSDFAFRLNALLNKKTAFIDIPQRSYDNKNYFLQTSGNQFFSVNWNRFVFDTHKENISRRSSQEAITNTSSQEKCLLSFIFFHQTAHLFPDLMLFFQEFPFGNAFEVHCIHGPETDDLAKIKDLATDLHQKHLTRCLFHQATDLASIIDTTCAKHVLFMKDSKFQTDLLAKSLRAILDQGTGMVYLKSSADIAGYLFHKDDFLLCRDYLYPHSDDIELQLLDLNLQFILQLGKGCQEIQ